The Geomonas ferrireducens genome includes a window with the following:
- a CDS encoding MarR family winged helix-turn-helix transcriptional regulator → MEVQQPPNMDIEKTVGFLLAKAYQRACLIFKEQFDQYELTPQQFGLLGFLWQEDGISQSLLSAKSQIDRTTMGGLIDRLEKEGLVMRRPDPADRRAYRICLTEKGKALEPELVPVALRAQAEFIARLEPNEVETLTSLLQKLRS, encoded by the coding sequence ATGGAAGTACAACAACCCCCCAACATGGACATCGAAAAAACCGTGGGCTTCCTGCTGGCAAAGGCTTACCAGCGCGCCTGCCTCATCTTCAAGGAACAGTTCGACCAGTACGAACTGACCCCGCAGCAGTTCGGGCTACTGGGCTTTTTGTGGCAGGAGGACGGCATCAGCCAGTCCCTTCTTTCCGCAAAAAGCCAGATCGATCGGACCACCATGGGGGGTCTCATCGACCGGCTCGAAAAAGAGGGGTTGGTGATGCGTCGCCCCGACCCGGCCGACCGCCGTGCCTATCGCATCTGCCTCACCGAGAAGGGAAAGGCGCTTGAGCCGGAGCTCGTGCCAGTGGCGCTTAGGGCTCAGGCAGAGTTCATAGCGAGACTGGAACCGAACGAAGTCGAAACCCTGACGTCGCTGCTGCAAAAATTGCGCAGCTAA
- a CDS encoding TolC family protein produces the protein MHKVVVILALLLCAICSSANAETLTLKECLDNAVATSRGLKSASHDVEIAREQVGIARSTRLPRVDLQAGYVAQAKAQAFKFGSQSQETQDPRYPFANFSVYQTLYDFGRTGAAEGMARMQSEAARYSYTGSEQDVFMQVVQAYYGILTAVKLVTAAEDEVTQMLSHQKTAQALFDEGVVTRNDLLQAEVRVASSRQSLLSARNEVQKGWLLLNYLTGAPPERRAELKDDAQPPPAPSLSEAPDMSKRGELSALKAVVGADEYAVKEAKTIHYPELFAKFGIDYLSNSKVREQAIVAATVGLKVNLFDGQASTSRVRQAVQARSRDEERLRDMEERTRLEYALAVSDMLVARDRIAVAEKAITQGVENLRITKDRYQEHVGTATEVIDAQTLLTRTRTDYYRSIFDLQVAAARVKRATGEL, from the coding sequence ATGCATAAAGTTGTAGTTATACTGGCGCTTCTACTCTGCGCCATTTGCAGTTCTGCGAACGCGGAAACGCTCACGCTGAAGGAATGCCTCGACAATGCGGTCGCCACGAGCCGCGGACTGAAGTCCGCCTCGCACGACGTCGAGATAGCGCGGGAGCAGGTCGGCATCGCCAGGTCGACCCGTCTGCCTCGCGTCGATCTGCAGGCGGGTTACGTGGCACAAGCCAAGGCCCAGGCGTTCAAGTTCGGGTCCCAGTCCCAGGAGACCCAGGACCCGCGCTACCCCTTCGCCAACTTCAGCGTTTACCAGACCCTGTACGACTTCGGGCGTACCGGCGCAGCCGAGGGGATGGCGCGCATGCAGAGCGAGGCCGCCCGCTACTCCTACACCGGAAGCGAGCAGGACGTCTTCATGCAGGTGGTGCAGGCCTACTACGGCATCCTGACCGCGGTGAAGCTCGTCACCGCGGCCGAGGACGAGGTCACCCAGATGCTCTCGCACCAAAAGACCGCTCAGGCGCTCTTCGACGAGGGGGTGGTGACCAGAAACGACCTCTTGCAGGCCGAGGTCCGGGTGGCGTCCAGCCGTCAGAGCCTCTTGAGCGCCAGGAACGAGGTGCAAAAGGGATGGCTGCTGCTGAACTACCTGACCGGCGCCCCCCCCGAGCGCCGCGCGGAATTGAAAGACGACGCGCAGCCCCCCCCTGCCCCTTCCCTCTCCGAGGCTCCCGACATGTCGAAACGGGGCGAGCTTTCCGCGCTCAAGGCCGTGGTAGGCGCCGACGAATACGCGGTCAAAGAGGCGAAGACCATTCACTACCCCGAGTTGTTCGCCAAGTTCGGCATCGACTATCTTTCCAACAGCAAGGTACGCGAGCAGGCCATCGTGGCCGCCACGGTGGGGCTCAAGGTGAACCTCTTCGACGGCCAGGCCTCGACGTCACGCGTAAGACAGGCGGTACAGGCAAGATCGCGTGACGAAGAAAGACTTAGGGACATGGAAGAGCGCACGAGACTTGAATACGCGCTGGCGGTGAGCGACATGCTGGTCGCCCGGGACAGGATCGCGGTGGCGGAAAAGGCGATCACCCAGGGGGTGGAAAACCTCCGCATCACCAAGGATCGCTACCAGGAGCACGTGGGAACGGCGACCGAGGTCATCGACGCGCAGACCCTTCTGACCAGAACGAGAACCGACTACTACCGCAGCATCTTCGACCTGCAGGTCGCCGCCGCCCGGGTGAAGAGGGCAACCGGCGAGCTTTGA
- a CDS encoding HlyD family secretion protein, protein MADQTIEQPQTQTKGGLSKKQRGGIILLIIIVVGGLFGMRQWVRSKTHIETDNAFIEAHVHSVASRVPAMVQRVAVVDNQFVHKGDLLVELDPADYQARATSAAASLEMAKNETSGDYASVESARANVNLAVARLEQASLDLKRAEALYAKEVIPREQLDRTRTAHKVAEAQVSEAREAENRAKAMIGVSGTGSKDARVAQKQGELEAARLNLSYTRVVAPSDGYVTRKGVEVGNYVQPGQALMAIVPLEDAWITANYKESQLNAVRPGQVVEFTVDGYPGRHFSGKVESIMAGTGAAFSLLPPENATGNYVKVTQRIPVRIAIDKTSDPEHVLRVGMSVVPTILTGQSFGQVVGFGH, encoded by the coding sequence ATGGCAGACCAGACCATCGAACAACCGCAGACCCAGACCAAAGGCGGACTGAGCAAGAAGCAGCGCGGCGGCATCATCCTCTTGATCATCATCGTGGTCGGCGGGCTCTTCGGCATGCGCCAGTGGGTACGCAGCAAGACCCATATCGAGACCGACAACGCCTTCATCGAGGCGCATGTCCATTCCGTAGCGAGCCGAGTGCCCGCGATGGTGCAGCGCGTTGCCGTAGTCGACAACCAGTTCGTGCACAAAGGGGACCTGCTGGTCGAGCTCGACCCGGCGGACTACCAGGCGCGGGCGACGAGCGCTGCGGCGTCCCTCGAGATGGCCAAGAACGAAACCTCCGGCGATTACGCAAGCGTCGAGAGCGCACGCGCCAACGTGAACCTCGCGGTGGCACGCCTGGAACAGGCGAGTCTCGATCTCAAGCGCGCCGAGGCGCTGTACGCGAAGGAAGTAATACCGAGAGAGCAGCTTGACCGCACGCGCACCGCGCACAAGGTGGCGGAGGCACAGGTAAGTGAAGCACGCGAAGCTGAGAACCGCGCCAAGGCGATGATCGGCGTTTCAGGCACCGGTTCCAAAGACGCGCGCGTGGCGCAAAAGCAGGGCGAGCTCGAGGCGGCACGGCTCAACCTCTCCTACACCCGCGTCGTCGCGCCGAGCGACGGATACGTCACCCGCAAAGGCGTGGAGGTCGGCAACTACGTCCAGCCCGGACAGGCGCTCATGGCGATCGTTCCGCTCGAGGACGCCTGGATCACCGCCAATTACAAGGAAAGCCAGCTAAACGCCGTGCGTCCCGGACAGGTGGTCGAGTTCACCGTGGACGGCTATCCCGGCCGCCATTTCAGCGGCAAGGTGGAAAGTATCATGGCGGGCACCGGTGCCGCCTTTTCCCTGCTTCCGCCGGAAAACGCCACCGGCAACTACGTGAAAGTCACGCAGAGGATTCCCGTGCGCATCGCCATCGACAAGACGAGCGATCCGGAGCACGTCCTGCGTGTAGGCATGAGCGTGGTACCGACCATCCTGACCGGGCAGAGCTTCGGGCAGGTCGTAGGTTTCGGGCACTAG
- a CDS encoding DHA2 family efflux MFS transporter permease subunit has protein sequence MNSAEEKNINKWLITITVMLPAIMEIVDTSVANVALPHMQGSLNAGTDEVTWVLTSYLVSNAVVLPMTGWLAGIFGRKRFLITCITLFTLASLMCGAAPNLGLLIFFRVLQGAAGGALIPMSQAIMMETFPPYQQGMAMAIFGVGAMFGPIIGPALGGWITDNLNWRWIFYINIPIGIVAVVMATFFIYDPSYIKRARTSIDYWGLLLLTVGLGALQIVLDKGQQDDWFNSGFIVACSVVTAIALSALIYVELNHPHPVVNLRLFKNVSFSAGNLIMFAVGFCLYSSIMLIPMFLQTLMGYNATMAGMVLAPGGVATLICMPFVGAIIQRYDGRKVVFVGLIIAAYSMHMMQGFTLEAAYRDFVWPRVVLGVGLAMIFVPLTTVTLATITKEEMGNATGVFSLLRNIGGSVGIAIAATLLARYGQFYQTNLVAHVTPYNPLAQSQIAVLKQAMMGRGLGPVAAEQGALAIIYGKISRQAYMLSYNRIFFIVGIAFVVIIPLLLLLKKPVKHLPPGAVH, from the coding sequence ATGAACAGCGCTGAAGAAAAGAACATCAACAAGTGGCTGATCACCATAACGGTGATGCTGCCGGCGATCATGGAGATCGTCGACACCTCGGTCGCCAACGTGGCGCTCCCCCACATGCAGGGGAGCCTGAACGCCGGCACCGACGAGGTCACCTGGGTACTCACCTCCTATCTGGTGAGTAACGCCGTCGTTCTCCCCATGACCGGCTGGCTCGCGGGGATCTTCGGCCGTAAGCGCTTCCTCATCACCTGCATCACCCTCTTCACCCTCGCCTCGCTCATGTGCGGCGCGGCGCCCAACCTAGGTCTCCTCATCTTCTTCCGGGTGCTGCAGGGGGCGGCCGGAGGCGCGCTGATACCGATGAGCCAGGCGATCATGATGGAGACCTTCCCACCGTACCAGCAGGGTATGGCGATGGCCATCTTCGGCGTCGGGGCCATGTTCGGCCCGATCATCGGCCCGGCCCTCGGTGGATGGATCACCGACAACCTGAACTGGCGCTGGATCTTCTACATAAACATACCGATCGGCATAGTCGCCGTGGTCATGGCGACCTTCTTCATCTACGACCCGAGCTACATCAAGCGGGCGCGGACATCGATCGACTACTGGGGATTGCTGCTCCTGACGGTGGGCCTCGGCGCCCTGCAGATCGTACTAGACAAGGGACAGCAGGACGACTGGTTCAACTCCGGCTTCATCGTCGCATGTTCGGTCGTAACCGCCATCGCGCTCAGCGCGCTGATCTACGTTGAGCTAAATCACCCGCACCCGGTCGTCAATCTGCGCCTGTTCAAGAACGTCTCGTTTTCGGCGGGGAACCTGATCATGTTCGCGGTGGGTTTCTGCCTTTACAGCTCCATCATGCTCATACCGATGTTCCTGCAGACCCTCATGGGGTACAACGCGACCATGGCCGGCATGGTGCTCGCCCCCGGGGGTGTAGCGACGCTCATCTGCATGCCCTTCGTCGGTGCGATCATCCAGCGCTACGACGGCAGGAAGGTCGTCTTTGTCGGCCTCATCATCGCCGCCTACTCGATGCACATGATGCAGGGTTTCACGCTGGAGGCCGCCTACCGCGATTTCGTCTGGCCGCGCGTCGTGCTGGGCGTGGGACTTGCCATGATCTTCGTCCCCCTCACCACGGTAACCCTCGCCACCATAACGAAGGAGGAGATGGGGAACGCGACCGGCGTCTTCAGCCTGTTGCGCAACATCGGCGGCAGCGTGGGGATCGCCATCGCCGCCACGCTCCTGGCGCGCTACGGCCAGTTCTACCAGACCAACCTGGTGGCCCACGTGACCCCGTACAACCCGCTCGCGCAGTCACAGATCGCGGTACTCAAGCAGGCCATGATGGGGCGCGGCCTGGGCCCCGTAGCCGCCGAGCAGGGCGCGCTCGCCATCATCTACGGCAAGATCTCGCGACAGGCCTACATGCTCTCCTACAACAGGATCTTCTTCATCGTCGGCATCGCCTTCGTGGTGATCATCCCGCTCTTGCTGCTTCTCAAGAAACCCGTGAAACACCTGCCGCCGGGTGCGGTACATTAA
- a CDS encoding MucR family transcriptional regulator, with translation MATLVEIAAQIVASHASSTPMTSDQLIFEISKVHNALKNLEAGEPVEGLEEAKPSVSVKDAFKKGEVVCMLCGKGGFKTLARHLNTAHGMKPGEYKKQFGIPGKQPLAAKNYSEARRKMALDRGLADNLAKARGVRMANIEAKKATPVKPRAAKASKAPKDTAKAKTA, from the coding sequence ATGGCCACTTTGGTAGAGATCGCGGCACAGATCGTAGCTTCGCATGCGTCGAGTACTCCCATGACCTCGGATCAGCTTATATTCGAAATCAGCAAAGTTCACAACGCGCTCAAAAACCTTGAAGCGGGTGAACCAGTCGAGGGATTAGAGGAAGCGAAGCCTTCCGTTTCTGTGAAGGATGCATTCAAGAAGGGCGAAGTCGTTTGCATGCTGTGTGGAAAGGGCGGTTTCAAGACGCTGGCGCGGCATCTCAACACCGCTCACGGCATGAAACCGGGCGAGTACAAAAAGCAGTTCGGCATTCCGGGCAAGCAGCCGCTCGCCGCCAAGAACTATTCCGAGGCGCGCCGCAAGATGGCCCTCGACCGCGGTCTCGCCGACAACCTCGCCAAGGCCCGCGGTGTGCGCATGGCCAACATCGAGGCGAAGAAAGCCACCCCGGTAAAGCCCAGGGCCGCCAAGGCTTCCAAGGCCCCGAAGGATACGGCCAAGGCGAAGACCGCCTAA
- a CDS encoding trans-sulfuration enzyme family protein: protein MNIATTAAQIGLERETRTGAVTVPIYQTATFRHPGLGQSTGYDYSRSGNPTRQALEEGIAHLEGGSRGFAYASGMAAITSLMFLFERGDHLVVTEDLYGGSYRLFEKLFQQFGLSFSYVDTSDVELVRQAIRPNTRALFVESLTNPLLKVADVAALAALCKEKGMLCIVDNTFLTPYLVRCLDLGADITVYSGSKYLSGHNDTVCGLVAVKDAALAEKVYFHQNGAGAVLGPQDSWLTIRGIKTLTIRMERQQENAIALASWLKDHPGVGRVYYPGLPEHPGHDLMQRQCAGFGAMIAFEVTRPELVERLLMKTRLISFAESLGGVESLITFPKVQTHADIEPETLQRLGINDLLLRLSVGIEDKDDLIADLAQAFE, encoded by the coding sequence ATGAACATCGCGACAACTGCAGCACAGATCGGCCTGGAGCGCGAGACGAGAACCGGAGCGGTGACGGTGCCGATCTACCAGACGGCGACCTTCCGCCATCCAGGCCTTGGACAGAGCACCGGCTACGACTACAGCCGCTCGGGTAACCCCACCCGGCAGGCCCTCGAAGAGGGCATTGCGCACCTGGAAGGGGGGAGCCGCGGTTTTGCCTACGCCTCCGGCATGGCGGCGATCACGAGCCTCATGTTCCTTTTCGAGCGCGGCGATCACCTTGTGGTCACCGAGGACCTCTACGGCGGGAGCTACCGGCTCTTCGAAAAACTGTTCCAACAGTTCGGCCTGAGCTTCAGCTATGTCGACACGAGCGACGTCGAGCTGGTCAGACAGGCGATCCGCCCCAACACGCGTGCTCTCTTCGTCGAGTCGCTCACCAACCCTCTTCTCAAGGTGGCCGATGTGGCGGCGCTCGCGGCACTCTGCAAGGAAAAGGGGATGCTCTGCATCGTCGACAACACCTTCCTGACGCCGTACCTCGTCCGTTGTCTCGATCTCGGCGCCGACATCACCGTCTACTCGGGTAGCAAGTACCTCTCCGGCCACAACGACACGGTGTGCGGACTCGTAGCCGTGAAGGACGCCGCCCTCGCCGAAAAGGTGTACTTCCACCAAAACGGCGCCGGCGCGGTGCTCGGCCCCCAGGATTCCTGGCTCACCATACGCGGCATCAAGACCCTCACCATCCGGATGGAGCGCCAGCAGGAGAACGCGATTGCCCTCGCCTCATGGCTGAAGGATCACCCCGGCGTCGGGCGGGTCTATTACCCTGGCCTTCCTGAGCATCCCGGCCACGACCTCATGCAGCGCCAGTGCGCCGGTTTCGGTGCGATGATCGCCTTCGAGGTGACCCGTCCCGAACTGGTCGAGCGGCTGCTTATGAAGACACGGCTCATCTCCTTCGCGGAGAGCCTCGGCGGGGTCGAGAGCCTGATCACCTTCCCGAAGGTGCAGACCCACGCGGATATCGAGCCGGAAACGCTGCAGCGCCTCGGCATCAACGACCTGCTGCTGCGGCTCTCGGTAGGCATAGAAGACAAGGACGACCTGATCGCCGACTTGGCGCAGGCATTCGAATAA
- a CDS encoding trans-sulfuration enzyme family protein: MKFATELIHGGDPIDPQHGSVSHPIYHTSTFAQQSMDHFGRFDYARSGNPTREALEEAVAGLEKGATGLAFASGMAAIASTILLFAPGDHLVVCEDVYGGTFRLLSTLFKGWGLEATFVDATDTAALAAAIRPETKALYLETPSNPLIKITDLSAAVALAAEHGILTIVDNTFMTPYLQRPLELGCDIVLHSGTKFLNGHSDVICGFAVARDPELGKRLRFIQNAFGAVLGPQDCWLVLRGLKTLKVRMEEHQASAQKIALWLNEQKQVERVYYPGLPDHPGYEVHKRQSSGPGAVLSFELASFELTTRLLEGVELAAFAVSLGGVESILSYPAKMSHAAMPPAEREARGIKDTLVRLSVGLEDPDDLIADMARFLDI, translated from the coding sequence ATGAAATTCGCAACCGAACTGATCCACGGCGGCGACCCCATCGATCCCCAGCACGGCTCGGTGAGTCACCCCATCTACCACACCTCCACCTTCGCCCAGCAGTCGATGGATCATTTCGGCCGCTTCGACTACGCCCGCTCCGGCAACCCGACCAGGGAGGCGCTGGAGGAGGCGGTCGCGGGACTCGAGAAGGGTGCCACCGGGCTCGCCTTCGCGTCGGGGATGGCGGCCATCGCCTCCACCATCCTCCTCTTCGCCCCTGGGGACCACCTCGTCGTATGCGAGGACGTCTACGGCGGAACCTTCAGGCTCCTGTCGACCCTGTTCAAGGGGTGGGGACTCGAGGCCACCTTCGTGGACGCCACCGACACGGCGGCCCTTGCCGCCGCGATCCGCCCGGAGACCAAGGCGCTCTACCTGGAGACCCCGTCGAACCCGCTCATCAAGATCACCGACCTTTCCGCGGCGGTCGCGCTGGCGGCGGAGCACGGCATCCTGACCATCGTGGACAACACCTTCATGACCCCGTACCTGCAGCGGCCGCTCGAGCTTGGCTGCGACATCGTGCTGCACAGCGGTACCAAGTTCCTGAACGGTCACTCCGACGTGATCTGCGGTTTCGCCGTCGCCCGCGATCCCGAGCTCGGCAAGAGGCTCCGCTTCATCCAGAACGCCTTCGGCGCGGTACTTGGTCCCCAGGACTGCTGGCTCGTGTTGCGCGGCCTGAAAACCCTCAAGGTACGCATGGAGGAACACCAGGCAAGTGCCCAAAAAATAGCGCTATGGCTCAATGAGCAGAAACAGGTGGAGCGAGTGTACTACCCGGGGCTTCCAGACCATCCGGGCTACGAGGTGCACAAGCGCCAATCGAGCGGACCGGGCGCCGTGCTATCCTTCGAGCTTGCAAGCTTCGAGCTCACCACGCGCCTTCTTGAGGGAGTGGAACTCGCCGCCTTTGCCGTCAGCCTCGGAGGCGTAGAGAGCATCCTCTCCTACCCGGCGAAGATGTCACACGCCGCTATGCCCCCTGCAGAAAGGGAAGCCCGCGGCATCAAGGACACCCTGGTGCGACTCTCCGTAGGTCTCGAGGACCCGGACGACCTGATTGCCGACATGGCGCGTTTCCTGGACATCTGA
- a CDS encoding J domain-containing protein gives MTARYQQRLPDEIELEQRRAELASLRARHAEASAVLHQLRQEIAGFELNYQETLGKRMAELERIEAEIDRFTGAGSAAEEDFCEGTAAAQDDQDDYLDGRTYQSGKAFRGGDGRGSRGRVWKADEQDIKSLYREVAKAIHPDLAGDGPNSVRHELMLKANRAYAEEDHRTLREILRNWRRHFPEQAEQSDIRAELARVKRQIAVEVEAIREVNEQIEELRSSYVHRFKLRVDESMAAGSDLFAEMVAAAEINIARALRRLASLKGEKVRSAVRGATRQARIVSFPADAACGDLYLRDLRSANFSDWKKSGPAIGPVRVYLDQALRLDVKGVVGEKLRLLQGLNPEDLQALFLYDALDADLDHIVHLTGLEELYLCGTALTDAALLGISTLTALKRIYLYQTSISDRGLVYLQGMQGLQGLTSSGNSITDEGLAGFQRAFPGVKTVSFKWKR, from the coding sequence ATGACCGCCCGTTACCAACAGAGACTACCTGATGAAATAGAACTCGAGCAGCGGCGCGCCGAGCTTGCTTCGCTGCGCGCCCGCCATGCCGAGGCGAGCGCCGTGCTGCACCAGTTGCGCCAGGAGATCGCCGGGTTCGAGCTGAACTACCAGGAGACGCTGGGCAAACGGATGGCCGAGCTTGAACGGATCGAAGCCGAGATCGACCGGTTCACCGGGGCCGGCAGCGCTGCGGAAGAGGACTTCTGCGAGGGGACCGCCGCCGCGCAGGACGACCAGGATGACTACCTGGACGGCCGCACCTATCAAAGCGGCAAGGCCTTCCGCGGCGGCGATGGGCGCGGAAGCCGGGGCCGGGTCTGGAAGGCTGATGAGCAGGACATCAAGTCCCTTTACCGAGAGGTTGCCAAGGCGATTCATCCCGATCTTGCCGGTGACGGTCCCAATTCGGTGCGGCACGAACTGATGCTGAAGGCGAATCGGGCCTACGCCGAGGAGGATCACCGCACCCTGAGGGAGATCCTGAGGAACTGGCGGCGGCACTTCCCCGAGCAGGCCGAGCAGAGCGACATCCGGGCGGAGCTTGCACGGGTGAAACGGCAGATCGCGGTGGAGGTGGAGGCGATCCGCGAGGTGAACGAGCAGATCGAGGAACTTCGCTCCAGCTACGTGCATCGCTTCAAGCTGCGTGTCGACGAGAGCATGGCGGCGGGGAGCGACCTCTTCGCGGAGATGGTGGCTGCGGCCGAGATCAACATCGCCCGTGCGCTTAGGCGTCTCGCCTCGCTCAAGGGGGAAAAGGTGCGCAGCGCCGTGCGCGGTGCGACGAGGCAGGCGCGCATCGTCTCCTTCCCGGCCGATGCCGCGTGCGGCGACCTTTACCTGCGCGACCTGCGTTCTGCGAACTTCAGCGACTGGAAAAAGAGCGGGCCGGCCATCGGTCCGGTGCGGGTGTATCTCGATCAGGCGCTGCGCCTGGACGTGAAGGGCGTGGTAGGGGAGAAACTGAGACTTTTGCAGGGTCTGAACCCGGAGGATCTGCAGGCGCTCTTTCTTTACGACGCGCTGGACGCCGATCTAGACCACATCGTGCATCTGACCGGACTGGAGGAGCTCTACCTCTGCGGGACCGCCCTGACCGACGCGGCGCTCCTCGGGATTTCGACGCTTACCGCGTTGAAGAGGATCTACCTGTACCAGACAAGCATCTCCGACCGCGGTCTCGTCTACCTGCAGGGAATGCAGGGGCTGCAGGGGCTTACCAGCAGCGGCAACAGCATCACCGACGAGGGGCTGGCCGGGTTCCAGAGGGCCTTCCCGGGGGTGAAGACGGTGAGTTTCAAGTGGAAGCGCTGA
- a CDS encoding cold-shock protein, whose product MVNGTVKWFNDSKGFGFLEQENGEDVFVHFSAINSDGFKSLTEGDSVTFEIVKGPKGLQAANVSRV is encoded by the coding sequence ATGGTAAACGGCACGGTAAAATGGTTCAACGACAGCAAGGGGTTTGGTTTTCTTGAGCAGGAGAACGGCGAGGATGTCTTCGTTCACTTCTCCGCCATCAACAGCGACGGCTTCAAATCCCTCACCGAGGGTGACTCCGTGACCTTCGAGATCGTCAAGGGACCGAAAGGTCTTCAGGCGGCCAACGTTTCCAGGGTCTAA
- a CDS encoding energy-coupling factor ABC transporter ATP-binding protein: protein MSHHIIEIEHLRHVYPDGTEALHDVTFSVTHGESVAVIGANGAGKSTLLAHLNGHLLSKSGEVRIGHVPVSRATLDQVRRTVGMVFQDPDDQLFMPTVREDVAFGPMNLGITGEELKRCVADALCRVDAEHLAGKAPYHLSAGEKRRVAIATVLSMSPNVLVMDEPTNGLDPYARRQLIGLLKDFRHSKIITSHDLDMVLEVCERTIVLSGGAVRADGPTREIFRDERLLRECRLEKPLSMQGCPVCGG, encoded by the coding sequence ATGAGCCACCACATCATCGAGATCGAACACCTGCGCCACGTTTACCCGGACGGCACCGAGGCGCTGCACGACGTAACCTTCAGCGTAACCCACGGTGAGTCCGTGGCCGTCATCGGAGCGAACGGGGCGGGAAAGTCGACGCTCTTAGCCCACCTGAACGGGCACCTGCTTTCCAAGTCAGGAGAGGTGCGCATAGGCCACGTACCGGTCAGCCGCGCGACCCTCGACCAGGTGCGGCGCACCGTCGGCATGGTGTTCCAGGACCCCGATGACCAGCTTTTCATGCCCACGGTACGCGAGGACGTTGCCTTTGGTCCCATGAACCTGGGGATCACAGGTGAGGAGCTGAAGCGATGCGTGGCCGATGCGCTGTGCCGGGTGGACGCGGAGCATCTCGCCGGGAAGGCGCCGTACCATCTCTCCGCAGGTGAGAAGCGGCGGGTGGCCATAGCGACGGTGCTTTCCATGTCCCCCAACGTGCTGGTGATGGATGAGCCGACAAACGGCTTGGACCCTTACGCCCGCAGGCAGCTGATCGGGCTTTTGAAGGATTTTCGGCACAGCAAGATCATCACGAGCCATGATCTCGACATGGTGCTTGAGGTGTGTGAGCGGACCATCGTCCTCTCTGGCGGGGCGGTGCGCGCGGACGGTCCGACGCGGGAGATATTCAGGGACGAGCGGCTTTTGAGGGAGTGCCGTCTTGAGAAGCCGCTTTCCATGCAGGGATGCCCGGTCTGTGGTGGGTGA
- the cbiQ gene encoding cobalt ECF transporter T component CbiQ: MASVHGALLDLKRLDRLAGGDTVLHRLDPRTKVLATLIFILCVVSFGRYELSALVPFLIYPAVLIAIGRLPAGYLASRVLLVFPFVVAVGIFNPFLDREVLFRLGGIGVTGGWISFASIMLRTALTVAAALILTALTGFVPICRALVGLGMPKVFAMQLLFLYRYLFVLADEGGRAARAREMRSFGGRGRGLASYAPLLGHLLLRTWQRAERTHMAMLARGYNGMLPAAESRRPGLSDFLFVLFWGGLLITLRLCNLPRLIGALVTGTLS, encoded by the coding sequence ATGGCATCGGTACATGGGGCACTGCTTGATTTGAAGCGGCTGGATCGGCTCGCGGGGGGCGATACCGTGCTGCACCGCCTGGATCCACGCACCAAGGTGCTCGCCACCCTCATCTTCATCCTCTGCGTCGTCTCCTTCGGGAGGTACGAACTCTCCGCTTTGGTTCCCTTCCTGATCTACCCCGCCGTGCTCATCGCCATCGGGCGGCTTCCCGCCGGGTACCTCGCCTCGCGGGTTCTTCTGGTCTTCCCCTTCGTCGTCGCGGTCGGCATCTTCAACCCGTTTCTCGATCGGGAGGTACTCTTCCGTCTAGGCGGCATCGGGGTGACCGGCGGCTGGATCTCCTTCGCCTCCATCATGCTGAGAACCGCGCTCACCGTGGCTGCCGCACTCATACTCACCGCGCTCACCGGCTTCGTCCCCATCTGTCGCGCCCTTGTCGGGCTCGGCATGCCCAAGGTGTTCGCCATGCAGCTCCTCTTTCTCTACCGCTACCTCTTCGTGCTGGCCGATGAGGGGGGACGTGCGGCGCGCGCGAGGGAGATGCGCTCCTTTGGCGGCAGGGGGAGGGGGCTTGCGAGCTACGCTCCACTGCTTGGGCACCTCCTCTTGCGCACCTGGCAGCGCGCCGAGCGCACTCACATGGCGATGCTGGCCCGCGGTTATAACGGCATGCTTCCCGCGGCCGAGTCCAGGCGCCCGGGGCTTTCGGATTTCCTTTTCGTCCTTTTCTGGGGCGGCCTCCTCATCACCCTTAGGCTGTGCAACCTTCCCCGACTCATCGGGGCGCTGGTAACGGGAACCCTGTCATGA